A part of Odontesthes bonariensis isolate fOdoBon6 chromosome 23, fOdoBon6.hap1, whole genome shotgun sequence genomic DNA contains:
- the LOC142374495 gene encoding microfibril-associated glycoprotein 4-like, which produces MKLKVLKVLSVLLLVPLLTSCTDVVLPLDCSDIYNSDTSRPSGVYTIYPIGATSAVQVYCDMDSLEGRWTVFQRRMDASVNFYRPWDQYKTGFGNAVGEYWLGLESLFHLTQRKKYELLVDMEDFEGNKVFARYSSFSIDSESDGYRLQVSGFTDGGAGDGLLRHNGMKFSTFDKDQDIWSGNCAKSFLGGWWYDQCHSANPNGVYRWGADGTLYAVGVEWKLWKEHDYSLKAISMKIRAVQ; this is translated from the exons ATGAAG CTTAAAGTGCTCAAAGTGCTGTCGGTCCTCCTCCTGGTTCCACTGCTGACCAGCTGCACAGATGTCGTCCTCCCTCTGGACTGCAGCGACATCTATAACAGCGATACCAGCCGACCCAGCGGAGTGTACACCATCTATCCCATCGGAGCCACGTCTGCTGTCCAG gTTTACTGTGACATGGACTCACTGGAAGGAAGGTGGACG GTGTTCCAGAGGAGGATGGATGCCTCGGTGAACTTCTACAGGCCCTGGGATCAGTACAAGACGGGCTTTGGGAACGCTGTTGGGGAGTACTGGCTCG GTCTGGAGAGTCTCTTCCACCTCACTCAGAGGAAAAAGTACGAGCTGCTGGTGGACATGGAGGACTTCGAGGGAAACAAGGTGTTTGCTCGTTACTCCTCGTTTTCCATCGACTCAGAATCTGACGGATACAGACTGCAGGTGTCTGGATTCACtgatggaggagcag GAGATGGTCTGCTTCGTCACAACGGAATGAAATTCTCCACCTTCGACAAAGACCAGGACATCTGGTCTGGAAACTGTGCCAAGTCATTCCTGGGGGGATGGTGGTATGACCAGTGTCACTCTGCAAACCCCAACGGAGTTTACCGCTGGGGGGCTGATGGTACCCTCTATGCTGTTGGAGTGGAGTGGAAACTCTGGAAGGAGCATGACTATTCCCTGAAGGCCATCAGCATGAAGATCCGTGCTGTTCAGTAA
- the LOC142374493 gene encoding microfibril-associated glycoprotein 4-like, whose translation MKLKVLKVLSVLLLVPLLTSCAPLVLPLDCNDIYNSDTSRPSGVYTIYPIGATSAVQVYCDMDSLEGGWTVLQRRMDGSVNFYRPWDQYKTGFGNAVGEYWLGLESLFHLTLRKKYELLVDMEDFEGNKVFARYSSFSIGPESYGYRLHVSGFTDGGAGDGLLRHNGMKFSTFDKDQDIWSGNCAKSYLGGWWYDHCHSANPNGVYRWGADGTLYAVGVEWKLWKEHDYSLKAISMKIRPVQ comes from the exons ATGAAG CTTAAAGTGCTCAAAGTGCTGTCGGTCCTCCTCCTGGTTCCACTGCTGACCAGCTGTGCGCCTCTCGTCCTCCCTCTGGACTGCAACGACATCTATAACAGCGATACCAGCCGACCCAGCGGAGTGTACACCATCTATCCCATCGGAGCCACGTCTGCTGTCCAG gTTTACTGTGACATGGACTCACTGGAAGGAGGGTGGACG gTGTTGCAGAGGAGGATGGACGGCTCGGTGAACTTCTACAGGCCCTGGGATCAGTACAAGACGGGCTTTGGGAACGCTGTTGGGGAGTACTGGCTCG GTCTGGAGAGTCTCTTCCACCTCACTCTGAGGAAAAAGTACGAGCTGCTGGTGGACATGGAGGACTTCGAGGGAAACAAGGTGTTTGCTCGTTACTCCTCGTTTTCCATCGGCCCAGAGTCCTATGGATACAGACTGCATGTGTCTGGATTCACtgatggaggagcag gagatgGTCTGCTTCGTCACAACGGAATGAAATTCTCCACCTTCGACAAAGACCAGGACATCTGGTCTGGAAACTGTGCCAAGTCATACCTGGGGGGATGGTGGTATGACCACTGTCACTCTGCAAACCCCAACGGAGTTTACCGCTGGGGGGCTGATGGTACCCTCTATGCTGTTGGAGTGGAGTGGAAACTCTGGAAGGAGCATGACTATTCCCTGAAGGCCATCAGCATGAAGATCCGTCCTGTTCAGTAA